TAATTGTTGGATAAATGTCATTATAGTATTGAGTATGCCCGCAGATGTAGCTGATAACCTGCCGGTGGATTTATATTTATAAAAAAGTAAAAAATGAATCAGTAAAATGCCTGAGCGGGTTGGCTTGCAGTCATTCAGGGTGGAGTCGGACGGGTATATTTTGTGCTTCTCATAAAGAACCGCGAAGATAATGATTCATTAAGTATTATCAAGTATTATCTGTCAGATTTTAATGGAATAATTCCCTGCTTTGTTAACCCGGATAAAGAAAGAAGTTCTGGGAAAACAAATTTCATTTCTTAATGTTTTTCTTTTTTTTATCTTTTTTACAAAAAAAAGCACATTGCCTTTGTAAATCATTTTTGAGCTTTTATCTTTTCGATCGATTTAAAAATAAGGCGGTGCGAAAAAGGGGTGCTTATTTGAATAATCCTTCTGCAATTGACTGAATTATAGTGTGTTTACTGTCTTTTAATTCTTTAAATCTTTTTTTAGTTATGTTTTATAATTGAGATTATTTCTCAAATAAATTATATTATGTTTTTAAATTATAAATTTCCAATATATACTTGCAACAGACTTAAAAAATGACCGTGTTCGTTTCTGACAGTGTTTTGGATGTTTATGAAACTAACACAATTAAATCTGGTTGCTTACTGGAATGAATGAATAGGAATATTATAGATTGTTGGCATGCGTGTTTTAATAAGGAAAATTGATCTCTATATGTCGGGCTTGATTCAGCTATCAAGGCTGATGTTGCTTTTGGCGGGAGTATTATTTTTATTTTCAGTAAGTGCTGTAGCCCAGGAAGGGATAAAGGGAAAGTTAAATGACTTTGCTGATAATGCAGCAACAAATAAAGCTTCGGAAAAAGAACAGAAAGAGGTTGAGAAGCTAAGTACGGAACTAAAAACTGCACAGGCACAGATTGACAGTGCAAAGGCTGAACGTCAGGTTATTGATTCTATTTTTCGGGCGGAGCAGGAAGTCGGCGGAGTGGCCACTAATAATGAAGCCAAGGTGATAGATACACTGGCTTTTGAAGAGAGGTTCTTTTCTGTTAAAAAGAAGACACCTACCAATTCCAAAAGAGAAGATGACTGGAGGAAAAAGTATCTTTTTACTCACACCAATGTATATAAGAAGGTACATGAACTGGATAGCACCAAACAGGTTTTCGGCTGGCACCCTTTCTGGATGGGTACGGCCTACAAGAGTTATAACTTTTCACTGTTATCTACAATAGCATACTTTTCTTATGAGTTGGATCCGGCAACAGGTGGATACAAGTCTATTCATGACTGGAAAACAACGGCACTTATAGATTCTGCAAAAAGATACAACTGTGATGTGCTGCTGAGCGTAACTAACTTTGGTAGAGCCAATAACGCTGCATTTTTAGCTAATCAAAGAGCGCAGGCAACTTTTATAAATACACTGATCTCTCTGTTGAAGGAAAGAGATGCAGATGGTGTAAACATAGATTTTGAACAAATTCCTGGCAGTTCGCGTGCCGCGTTTAATAACTTTATTATTGATCTGTCCTCCAGTCTGAGATCCGTTAGAAAGGATTATAAAATAACACTGGCCATACCGGCCCTTGATTTTGATAATGTATACGACATACCTCAACTGAACCAATATATTGATACTTATGTGGTCATGGGTTACGAATTTTACGGATCAAATAGTACCGTAGCAGGTCCGGTTGCGCCTTTAGGCAGTGGTAATATCTGGTGGCAGTATAATCTCGAAAGTGCTGTAAATGAGTATATCACTTTAGGTATCCCCAAATCAAAGCTGCTTCTTGGTCTGCCGTACTATGGCGCAGAATGGGAAACCTATGATTTACGCTTTCCATCGAAGGTCAAGGAGTTTATTCGTTATCCGATGTTTCGTGATATAAGGAAAAACCACTATAACAGTGGTTGCTGTGAGGACGAAGTTAGTAAGAGTAAGTTTTATGTCTATCGGGATAGCAATAATAATTACAGGCAGATATGGTATGAGGATAGTGTTTCCCTTGGTAAGAAATATGACTGGGTGATAGAAAATGACCTGGGAGGAATTGGTATTTGGGCGCTTGGCTATGATAACGGTTACACGGAATTATGGGAACTTTTGGCTAACAAATTTGCGCTGAGCGACAAAGAAGTTGTAGCAGTAGCAAAAACGAGGAGCCGTTTTAGTTTCAGAAGATACTTGTCACTTGCCTTTAGGGTGATGAACAACCCATACACACTGGTAAGAAACCCAAGACCTTTGTTCGGTATATTCGGGGCTATTTTTGGCCTGAGTATGGGCGGATTCTTCCTGTTGTACCGATATGGACACAGACTTAAAAGGGTATTTAAATTATTAATAAAGTCCGGAATTACACTTTTAATATTATTTGGAGTAGCACTGATTTTTATTGCATTGCAATACATGGGATTGAAAGAGGTTTCATACCTTCTGGGAGGTTTTGTAATTGGCGTAATAATATTTCTGCTATTTAGCCATAGGTTCATTTCTGAGAAGAACCTTCCATAACTACTTAGATGATTAAAATATAAGTTTATGATAGAATCTGTTTTCATGGCCATGTCCGAAAGACTTAACAGTTATTTCGCTAATAAGTTTTCGACAGGGGATGATTTTGTGATCGTATCCAACCTCGTAAACCAGGATGGCTCTGCTGCATTAACAGAATCGGATAAACTTATCATTACTCTTGCCAATGTTCAGCAGGAATCGGTAAATACCCGACCTAACTCCGTATCTTTATTAGAAGCACCGATTAACATAAATATCCATACATTAATATCCGCCTATTTTGTTGAGGATAATTATCAGGACTCCTTTAAATATTTATCCGGTGTAATTAGCTTTTTTCAGGCAAACAAGGTGTTCAATCATCAAAATACTCCAGGGTTGGATTCTAATATTGATAAAATAACATTTGAAATATCCAATCTTGATATACAATCCCTTAGCCAGCTATGGGGTATTGTCGGTGGGAAGTACCTTCCTTCTATTTTATATAAAGTACGCATGGTTCCTATCAGGGATGATAACTTCCTTGGAGATACCGCAATTTTCTCAGGTTTAAGCAGCAATATTATATAATTGAATGATAGAGATACATTTCCAATATCGCCCATTTGCTGAGTTAAAAGTTAAACATAACTATTATGCGAAAAACTTGAATCGGGATGTGCGCTTTGTGCCTACAACCCAATGTTTGCAACTTGCCCAGCACATGGGGATTTTGATCAAAAACTCCGAAAGCGGTATATCTCTTTCTTACGATGTATCCAATTCTGATGGTCTCCTGCATTATCTTCTGAATAATGAAGACATAGAGTTTTCATTTCTACTGACAACAACCAATAGTTCGTTTGTCAATTTCACTGATATGGCCACCGAGAGTGTAGGCAATGTATTCTACTTCAATACCCTCCAGGCCAGGAAAGTAAAGGACAACAACTACCTGTTGCACAAAGGAGAGTATGTTTCAAAAGAAGACAGAGTGCCGGTAAGAAAAGGTGATTTCTATTATACCCTTGAGACCAAAGATAAAGAGGCGCACCTTGAACTTAAAGATGAAGAAGGGAGAACAGTGGCCGAACAGAAGGTGTCAGGCTTATCCAAATATCTTTTCCAGTTGAGCCGGTTGCCTCAGGGGCGCTACTCTGTCCATGAAAATGGTAAGGAGAAAATGAGTTTTGCCTATGTTAACCAAAACCTTATGCGTCAGTCGTGCATAGCCATGGTTACAGTAGGTCTTACCGGTAAAGATAAGAAAGAGCTTATTACAGTACTGGAGAGGGGAGAGCTACTCCCTTCTAAAGCATATACATTGCATTTTGAATCCAGGTCAACTTATTGGAAGTACTTCATTGTATCTAAGTACAAGCTTCCCCTGGACAAATCATCAATCCATGCGGAAGGGCAGGACGTTTCCTTTAAAGGTCCGGATAAAGTAAAACTTCCCAATGGAGACACGGCATATCTTTTTGAGGCAAGTACACCTTTGCCACTCAACGAGATTCCAAAATATAATTTAAAGTTAAGCAAGAGTAAACGAGCAGGGGGAAATGGTGAGGCTTATCTGAATCGGCTGCCAACGCCGACTCCCGATTCCATTAAGCCGGAATCGAGGAGTGAGTCTTCAAAAGTATATTCAGAACTAATTGTTTATATATAAAAATTGAATAATCAACTAATTTAAATTAACAACTATGGCCCAAACACTTGCAACCCCAGGGGTTTACATTGACGAGAAGAGTTCTTTTCCCAATTCGACAGCCAGCATACCTACTGCTGTTCCTGCCTTTATTGGATATACAGAAAGAACT
This region of Fulvivirga ulvae genomic DNA includes:
- a CDS encoding glycosyl hydrolase family 18 protein, whose product is MRVLIRKIDLYMSGLIQLSRLMLLLAGVLFLFSVSAVAQEGIKGKLNDFADNAATNKASEKEQKEVEKLSTELKTAQAQIDSAKAERQVIDSIFRAEQEVGGVATNNEAKVIDTLAFEERFFSVKKKTPTNSKREDDWRKKYLFTHTNVYKKVHELDSTKQVFGWHPFWMGTAYKSYNFSLLSTIAYFSYELDPATGGYKSIHDWKTTALIDSAKRYNCDVLLSVTNFGRANNAAFLANQRAQATFINTLISLLKERDADGVNIDFEQIPGSSRAAFNNFIIDLSSSLRSVRKDYKITLAIPALDFDNVYDIPQLNQYIDTYVVMGYEFYGSNSTVAGPVAPLGSGNIWWQYNLESAVNEYITLGIPKSKLLLGLPYYGAEWETYDLRFPSKVKEFIRYPMFRDIRKNHYNSGCCEDEVSKSKFYVYRDSNNNYRQIWYEDSVSLGKKYDWVIENDLGGIGIWALGYDNGYTELWELLANKFALSDKEVVAVAKTRSRFSFRRYLSLAFRVMNNPYTLVRNPRPLFGIFGAIFGLSMGGFFLLYRYGHRLKRVFKLLIKSGITLLILFGVALIFIALQYMGLKEVSYLLGGFVIGVIIFLLFSHRFISEKNLP
- a CDS encoding DUF4255 domain-containing protein gives rise to the protein MIESVFMAMSERLNSYFANKFSTGDDFVIVSNLVNQDGSAALTESDKLIITLANVQQESVNTRPNSVSLLEAPININIHTLISAYFVEDNYQDSFKYLSGVISFFQANKVFNHQNTPGLDSNIDKITFEISNLDIQSLSQLWGIVGGKYLPSILYKVRMVPIRDDNFLGDTAIFSGLSSNII